Sequence from the Cervus elaphus chromosome 19, mCerEla1.1, whole genome shotgun sequence genome:
GCCCCACTGCCCCTTTCCCCTAAGTCAGTGTTAACATGTTCTCAGGTCTAGTTTTGAGCCTGTCTCCATATCAGAACAGCTCTGTTGGCAAGAAGGGGCTTCTGTCCTTTCTTTGGATGTCAGGGACAGTAGAGAGAAAGGTTCTCTGTCCATTGAGCTCTCCTCACTGAGATCCTTTGAGGATATCTACAATTAGGAATGCCCCATCTCGATGGCTGGCAGCATTTGGTGGTAATGATGCTGGTTGGAGTTGTGGAGAGGGTGCCATCTTTCCATCAGGCAGAGGGGACGTCTAGGCTGCAGAGGGGAGTGGGCTGCAAAGCTCTGCGTGTTCCTAGTTGGGAGAGGGGAGGCTTCTCCACTTGGGCCCTTGACAGGGGTTGGGCAGCAGCTCCCCCTGGGTTCTCTTGGCTGCTGGAGAGGTGTGATGTCACATGCCAGCATCCTGTGATGTTTGCagtcactttcttttcctttgtagaTCTCCATTTGCCGAGAAATGCCCAGCCTGGAAGTGATCACCCTCAGGTACTGAACCCCGGCTGGCCATCCCTCCTAAGTCACCAGGGCTGGAAGATGAGGAGAGTGTCCATATCCCTCCCATGGGCTGGTCAATAAATAACTGATTATCCTTTGATAACTCCCAACTGTGGTCTGGGAGGGCTGCTTCTGCAGGCCACACCGAGGTGGCACCAGGGCTTAACTGCTCCTTAGCTCTGCTCTCCTTCCTGGAGGGCACCCAGGCCTCCCCCTGAGCTTTCCCCACCTGTCCCGGGGTCATGGGGTGCTGCCCAGAGTGGCTGTGTCTGTCCCAGCGCCCCCAGTGCCAGCCTTGTCTCCCTCCTGGCTCCATCAGTGCCCGGAGCTCTGCCAACTTCCTGCACCACATCATCTGTCCTTGATAATAGTTACTCTTCCAGGGTCATACACCTTTTAACAGACTAAGGAAACCTTGAATGAGCCAAATGCTGCCTTTGGGGCTCCAGGctccaggtggggtgggggcatttGGAaggtgagggaaggaggaagtCTCTTCCCACCTGAACTCTGCCCACCCACTCTGGGTCTGTGGAGGAGGCTGCCCCTGCAGATGCTGGAGTGCTTTCTGCAAGTCCCCACGTGTAAACCTTGTGGAGATTGAAGCGCTGCAATGAAGGCTAACTCCTTGCTTGGCAGCTCAGAAGGTCTCGGGACTTGCCCTGTGTGTGGGGTCGTGTGGGGTCGTGTGGGGTCGCAGGCCCTGGGTCCCATGCAGGTCCTGAGACTTACCTTCCCCATCACACTGGCCACCCTGTCCTTCCTGAGACCCCGCTTGTCCTTTGTGCCTTCGAGGGTCACCCTGGGTGCCTTCTGCCACCCACCTTGTGCTCACCCACCTTGTGctcacccacccccagccctgactTGACAGGCTGGGGCTGGCACCTGCTTGCaggatgaaggaatgaatgaaggagtGGGCCTGGAGCCCCCTTCCCTGCCTGGGCCCAGCTCGGCACTTGTGCCTCAGCTCCCCCAGCTGTAAGATGGTGACTGTAGAGGTGGGAGGCGAGGAGGAGGCGATGCAGTGGGGAAGACGGAGCAGCCAGTGTGTGCAAGCGCCTGGTGTCTGCTGTCACTTACCTGTCATGATTGTCAGTGAAGCTGACAGTCAGGGGGATGTGCGCCTAGAAGGCCTTACCTTTCATTCCCCAAATAGTAGGAAACTTGGAGCAGGCGTGGACTTAACCCCGTCTCTGCCAAGCGCTGTCCGAGGGCTCTGGGGCAAGTCCCCAGCCTCTGAGCCTGAGGCCCCTTGTACCACAGGGGTTCTCATTGCTGCGGCCCGAAGCGGGACAGTGCCCGGGGCTGTGGCCTGGACTTCTAGCCCTGCTGGAACTGGGGGGCCCTGCGGCTAAGCCGCCATCCCCAGGCCACTGGACGGCAGTCCTGTGCGATGATGTTCCCACTCAGTGCCCGTGGGTGGGAAGGCTTAGTCAGGTCTGGCTGCTCTGATGGGATGTCACAGGCATTTGTCCCTCGTAGTTCAGAGGCCACAAGTCCAAAGCCAGTGTCTGGGGACGGCgccctgtgtcctcacctggcGGAAGGTTCGGACAGCTCTGGGGGTCCGTTTCATAAGAGCGCTGGCCCCACCCATGGGGGCCCCGCCTCCTCACACCACTGCACTGGGGGTCAGGATCTCAATGTATGGATCTGGGGACATACAGTGTCCAATGTATACAGATCCAATGTATGGATCTGTAGCAACAGCAGCCATAGCCCAGTGGTCAAGGAGGGGTCTCTCGGCCCCTGCCGGCTCAAGCCCTCGACCTCACCGAAGCCTCCACCCCGAAGGCTTGTGTGGCTCCCCCGTTGTGAGGATCCCAGAGCCTGGGTTCACTTGTGCTGAGACGGTGGCGCCCTTGTCCCGCTGCTTCAGTGACAGTGTCAGGTGTGGTGGCAGTGATGCTAGGATGCCCAGCCCAGCATCCAACGGAGAGTGGTCCAGACAGTCTGGCAGGACGGGCAGGTCCCGCACGGCCTGAGGCTTATGGTCAGCCACCCCCCTCAAACAGCCTGCATTCATGACTGGTCCATCTGGGTGTGCAGGAGGTGACCCTGCTCTGTCAGCTGAAACCTGCAGGTCTCTGCCTGGTGTCTGGGTGATTTCCTCTTTCCGGTTCACTCAGTTTAATTCTGTAGTTAATTCTTTTGTGAACATGGGGTTTTGAAGTTCAGTGCTAAGGTCTTGGTCGTGTGGGGCTTGAATGGGCTTGCTTAGGTTCACCATGGGTTTTCCTGGCTACTGCCCATTTTGGGCTCACTGGTGTGTCCCACGGAGTCCTCAGTCCCCTGTCCTGTCGGGGAGGACTCCCACCCCGACATGGACTCCTCGAAGCCTCAACAGAGTAGGGGCTGCCACTCCCACTGCAGCTGGAGGGTGAAGCTTTCTTTTGGACCTGGGGGCTCCCTTGCCCTCCACCCTAAGGAGAGGGCAGGTGGGTACTGGCTGGCAGCGCTCGTCTGCGTGGCGGGGTGGGGGCCCTGGGCCAGCGCTGACGGCTGCGTCCATGCAGTGTCAACAGCATCTCCAGCCTGGAGCCCGTGAGCCGCTGCCGGCAGCTAAGCGAGCTGTACCTGCGCAAGAACCGCATCCCCAGCCTGGCAGAGCTCGTCCACCTGAAGGGCCTCCCGCGCCTGCGCGTGCTCTGGCTGGCCGAGAACCCCTGCTGTGGCACCTGCCCCCACCTCTACCGCATGACCGTCCTGCGTACCCTGCCACAGCTGCAGAAGCTGGACAACCAGGGTGGGTGCCCTTACATCCCCCCGCCCCATCACAGGTGCCTGAGAGGCCGGCCTGAGGGCTGAGCCACCTCTCCAAAGGGGACCACGCTGAGCTGAGGGGACAGCCAGGCTGGGCCGGGTGGGCTCATGTGCGGTGAAGCCACTGATGCTTctgcactgccccccacccccagctgtgaCGGAGGAAGAGGTGTCCCGAGCGCTGATGGAGGGAGAAGAGGTCACGGCCCCCAGCAGAGAGGACTTGGGGAGCAGCCCACCTGAGCTATCCTACACCCCAAGTGCTGTGGACGCCGCCACTGAGACGACACAGGATCCCCTGAGCCTCGGCGAGGGGGAGGCCAGGTGTGGCCTGGGGGCCTCCCGGCCCTCCCGCGACTGCACTtccggggctgggggtgggctgtGTGTGCTTGTTTCTGGTCTGGCTCTGGGCCCCCGCCTGGTGTTAGCCGCATGGCTGAGAGAAGGCTCAGGGCAGGCAGCTTGTGCCAAGTGCAAGACCAGCCCTCCTGGGGAGCAGTGGACTTGGGCAGTGAGCTGGTGGAGATATGGGGCTGGCTGCACGGGAGGGAAGCCCTGTGGCCCTGGCCACCCGAGCCACTGGTCAGGAGTCCTGGGGATGGTAGGGCGTGCAGGCCAAGGAAGGGCCCTTTCTGACCCACAGGGCACCTCAGCTGATGGATGTTTGTGGGCAGAAACTGGACGGGGGAACATAGTGAAAACCATTGTTCTCAGTGGGCCCCAGGCCAGGCATCCACTTGCAAACGAGGGCCACCTGCTGGCTGTCCCGTGGCATGGCAGGAGGGCACGTGGCTGTCCTGTGGCGTGGCAGGAGGGCGCGTGGCTCTCCCACGGCATGGCGGGAGGGCACGTGGCTGTCGCCTGGCAGGGGCAACTGCAGGCCCCCCTCTGTGTCCGGGGCTCACATGACGTGTGTGTTAGTGCCCCCGTCCTGTGTGAGCTCCAGGGGGAGGGAGGTGACCCCAGGGCTGAGAGAAGTCGTGCTGCCCCACTCTTCTGTCCACTGCTCCCAAACCCCAGAAGCAGAGTCTGGAGTGGCGGTTTCCCTGCAGGTGGGCAGGGTCTACTTTTAGGAGTCTTCTGCTCCCTGAGCCCTGGGGCGCCAGGCCCGGACCCACAGATGTGTGGACGGTGAGGGCTGGGCTCCTGTTGCCTCAGGCCTCATGCCCTGCTGTCCTCCTCCTGCCAGCAGCGACCAGGGGCAGCTTGGCCTGAAGCCCACCTCCCGGGACCGGTTTCCTCCGTTCTCGCAGCGGGAGGCCGCAAGCAGTTGCGCGAGCAGGGTGAGTGTGATGAGGCCACCTGGCCGGAGGTGGCCCTGGTTCCCCCTTCCCAGAATGTGGACACTGGGGGCTGAGAGCTGAGGGACGGGGCTGGAGACACTGCAGTGAAGCACAAAGCCAGGTCCCAGGGGGTGGGATGCCAGCCATCTGGGTCCAATGTCTGCGGCCAGATCTAAGCTGGTCAGACATGGCAAGCAGAGAGGGGGTGCCTGTGTGGGCAGTGGGGTCCCCAGCACAGGGGGCTGTGCCACGGGCGGTCCTGGGGGGTGGGAAGGTCACTGTGGCAGTGCTTGACCCAGAGAGGTTGCTGCTTGGGAAGAGCCCTTCCGCCTGCTGTCGGAAATGGGGATGCtccagtgggggtggggcagtgtCCCTGTGCAGGGACCACGTGGCGGGCCCCCGGGCTCCACAGGCTTCCCTGAGAGGATCACGGGTGTTGGCTGAATGTAGGTCACGTGGGCGGCGGGGGTACATCGGTGAAGACCAGCTCCCTCCAGGGTCTCCTCCATCTGCTGCTCGAGTCGCTGCAGCTTGTGCCCGGGCTCGTCCCTGCTCACGGGCCACCCTATCTCCGAAGGACAGAGCTGTTTCTCACTCCATGTCCTCTGGCCGGCACAGCAGCTTCCCTGtgtgcccctccccccagcaggTTCGGAGCCATCCCCTGACCCAGTCTTTGGCAGGGAGAACTTGGAGGGGACCTCGCCACCTGGGCACGAGGGGAGGGGCTGTCCGAACAGGACCGGAGTCTTTGGGAATGGCCAGGACCCCCTAGCACCTGCTCCAGCCCCTGCTCGGCCTGACGCACACCGTAGGGTGCTGTGACCTTCCTGTGGGCTCACAAAGGCCGGCACCACGTCCAAGCAGGGCTGCCTGAAGCCACAGCGGGGCCTCCTCACTCATTTGTGCAGTGACAGCTTGAAATGGGTGCAGAGTTCACCAGaggtgcagagatggacacacaGAGGCCCTGTCCCACCAGAAGGCGTCCCCCCAGGGCTGCGGTGGGTGTGGCCGCGGGCCAAAGGCCGATGCAGAGAGCAGTCAGTGGGCCTGTGGCCAGTCTCCTTCACCCGGCCCCGCCCCAGAGGGCCACTGCCCCCTGGGACCACAGCCTGCTCTTCCGCAAGGTGGCTGTGTGGACAGCTCCGGGGCCCTGCACACATCTTCCACGCGTTTCAGGAGGAGCCCCAGGTGTGTATTGTCGCCGGTGGCAGGTCTGCCCAGCGGCTGGGCTGAGGCCAggagctccccaccccacccccatggcAGGGCCTCTGCCGAAGAGagtggaccagggattgaaggtGCTGGTTCGACTCCGTGCCTGCCATAGATACATGCAAAAGACTATCATACCTGCTCAAACAGGATGCTTGCTCTGAAAGCAGAGGACAGAAGGGTCTGGCCCTGCTTCCAGGGGTCCCTGTGGTCACCCAGGCTGGGTGGCCCTATGGCATCCAGCCCCCCACAAGCTTCTGAGTGCGGGTGCTAGTGGCCAGGAAGACCTGGGGACATGGGCAGTTAGTGAGATTTGAGGGAGCAGGAGCCTTAGGGCGTTGCAGATGCCAGGGGCCAGCATCCCAAGCGGGTCCACATGGGCCACATGCTCTGATTTGTGGCCATCCCTCCAGTCATCCCACAAGAAGGATCAGCTTCGTGTAAAATCTTTCCCGGATTTTCCCAGTAGAAGTGGTGTTTCCCTGCTCAAATGCAGGTGGAACCCAGGTGTGGTCATGTGAACGTGTGTGCTCATCACACACTAACCCCATGTGCATTTGAGCACATGTTACTGATCACCTGCTTCTGATCTCTGCTCCATTGCTGACCAGCTGTGTGATGAGGGCCCattactcagcctctctgagcctcagggctGGGCGCAGGAGGTGAGTCAGTTCATAGGAAGTCCCTGCAGGCGGCAAGCGCTGTACCCCAGCCACGGCCACGGCTTCTGTCTGCCCGGGTCTGTCTGGAAGGCTGcccctcctgtgtgtgtgtgtgtgtgtgtagtgtgggtgcccctcctgtgtgtgtgtgtgtgtgtgtgtgtgtgtgtagtgtgggTGGCCCAGTGTCACAGGTGTGGCTCTCAGGCAGTGACTCTGTGTCCCCAGAACAACATCCTGACAGCCATCCTGATGCTGCTGCAAGAGCTGGACATCAAGGGACTGGAGGCCGTCCACCAGACCGTGGTCAGCCGGCTCCAGACCCTGCACAAGCAGGAGTTGCAGGAGGACATGGAGTGACCCCAAGTCAGCGGGACCCTGCGCTGAAGCCCAGTGTCTTCCCGAACCTGGGAAGGGGGCTCCCAGCTGCAGCCTCTGGGGACAACCCCAGGCTGAGCCCAGGCACAGGGCTACATCCCTGGGAAGCCAAAATCTTGTTGCAGACGGCACCCGGCAGGGGCAGGAGAGGCTGCTGGGTAGACCGCCCTGTGCCCTCTGCTGGGAGGGTCATGGCTGGGTGCCTCCTGTCTCCCAGGACCACCTTCGTGTGGCTCCTCCTCAGGGTGGGCTCTGCGGTCATCCTAATAAATGCTTTCCCGAAGTCTGGTGTGGGAGCAGGCGTGTCCTCCATGACAGGTTCACTCTTGTTAAGGTGAGGGCATTGCTCACGTGTTTTCTCCATGCCAGTTGTGACTTGGTCACGGGATGGATTTCTGTCAACCGCAGGGAACTTCCAGAATGAAGGCAGCTGTAGGGACAGGCCACCTGCCGCCTCCAGGACATCTTGTCTGCAAGGCACTTTGTGTCCATTGTCAAGAGCCCCACACGATGCAGGGGTCTATGCTGCCCCTGCATGAGGGGCTGGACGACGGGGACCCAGTCAGAAGCAGCAGCTGCGTGGGAAGGGACAGCTTCTGGAAACCATGCCTTAGGTTTTCTTCTGTTGGGAAGCATCGCTGGTGGGGAAGCATTGCTGGTGGGGAAGCCGCAGACCCAGGGGCTGTCCTGGGGCCACAGTGCAGTGGGAGGAGGGGCTGTCTGACCCGTTAGGGAGTGCCTGCCTGTTCTTGCTGGGGTGGAAGTGACGGGCACTGGCGTCCAGTGGGATCTGAGGGTCCACAGACCCAAGGGGAGCTGGCTGAGCACCTGGAAGACCCCGGACTCCGGGAAGAGGGAGCTGCACCCACTGAGACTCATCTCCCCTGGGAGCCCCGGGGAAGGCGTGGTTCATCTGTGGGGCCCCCTATAGTTCTCAGGGCAGGGGTGGGCTCTGGCCTTGGGCAGTGGGGACTCGCCACGTGGGGGCATCCAGAACGGATGGCCACTGCCGTGCACGTGCCTTCTCTTGTAATTATGAGATGTTGGATGCTCTCAATAAAGTCCATCCTGATGAGAGCAAGCTGGATGTGTTTGTGTGATGTTAAcaccctccctttccccaccCACCAGGCACTGCTCACACCCACCACGCCAGCCCCATGACCTGGTACACCTCAGCTGGGGACCCTTGACTTGCACCCTGGTTGGAATGAATACCTGCCTCAGCCCCTTGACTCTTCATCACCCCCACATCCCACCTCTGACTCCCTAGTCAGGGCCTCCTGTCAACTCACTGGGTCCCACTCACAGCCACCTGCCTACTCTGCCCTTTCAAAGCCCTCAGGCTGGATTGAGGACAAAGCGCTTCTACCCCTGGCCTGGATCCCAGGCCTCCGATCGTAAATGTTCAGATCACAGCCCCTACTCTGAGCTTGTCCCCAGGTGACACTGAGAGCAGGGTTTCTGAGCAAAGCAGGTGTTGGCGTtacaccctgtgtgtgtgtgctgctggTCCCAGTTATGGAGCGGAGGGCTGAGACCCAACGGGACACATTGTTCATCTGAAGTCAGTGTTGCTGGAGGCCAGCCACGCACCACGCGCGCCCCCTGAGCTGCTGAGCAGGAACGAGGGCGGTCACTATCTCAGACCCACCTCGGGGTCCACTGAGCCAGTTGCCAGCGTGCTTCATGGAAGGCCCAACATTCATCTGGCAGGACAAGTGGGGTCTGGGCCTGCCCTGGCTGTGGCACTGACTGGGCCAGGCCACGGTGCAGCCAGAGCCAGGGGATGGCTGATGTCCCCCCACCAGAGCCTCCCACATGGAGGTGACATCCCATCTCAGACTGCCAGGTGGGTGGGGACCCCAGAAGCCCCTACAGCACAGTTTTGAACTGCAgaccctccctctgccctgcccacccccacagtGAGTCAGGAGGGGAGTCAGTTCTGGGGCACACTTTCAGCGTGCCCTCTGATCATGTTGACTGGGGGTACCttccagaaggagcaggagggaaCAAGCCTTCCAGGGGCCACTGGCCCACCATGTCCCCAAATCCAGGGCTGCCCTGTTTGCAAGAGGACACTGGGCCACCCTCTGATAGTCGTCCCCTGGGGCTGCACTCATGGATGCCTCCATCCCTGAGCCCATGGGACACTCACAGTTACCCCATCAAACTgggaaacaaacaagaaacaaggGGTCCTGCTGCCAGCATCCTCCCAGGATAGTGGTTCTCCAGGGTGAATGGACATGGGCTCCAGGATCTTCCTGGGAAGCCTGTGGTTCCGAAGGGACCCGCCAAAGCCTGGGAGGATCTGGCTATGCCGTGCAGGCAAGATGCGACCGTGGCACTCGCCAGATCTTCTCTGGCCAAGAAGAGTGCCAGCCCAGCTGGGAGTGGCAGTGCACGGTGTCCCGGTTGAATGAGGCCAACCGTACTACCAGCATGAGAGTTGTGCCTGCCCTATGCTCCTGGGGCTACTCAGCCAGCCGGAACCTCAAGGGCACATGGGACCCCGAGCTGGGTCTGCACTCTGCTGTCACCAACCTGAGAGTCTTCATGCTTGTTCAACAAGGGGCCTGCTCCCTGGGAAGTCGGTTTCTTCCTGTTTCTGCAGGCCTGTCACTTTTGGCATTAGGGAAAAACACTGTTTCTGCATAAAGGCAAAGCTGCCCATCACAGCATCATGCAAGAGAGGTGGGCGGCCACGGCTCAGCCTGAGGAGCCCCACAGATACCTGTCCCCCTCCTCAGGGGACTGGTAGGTGGGTGGGGCAGGGTTGAAGAGACAAATCTATGAACCTTAGCCAGGCCAGGGGTGTAGTGTCTGCGTCAACACTTCCTCAAGATGTCAACAAGTAGGAAAGCCAAGACAGTGTCACTCACCGTCTCCACACACCCGGTGGGTGGGACTGCCGACAGGTGAGGACCCCGATGGTTGGGTACCCCAACTCGACCATCAGACTGAGACAGACACTCTGCCTGTGGCCTTGATGTCCCCTGGTGTCACTCACTGTCCCCACACACCTGGTGGGCAGGACTGCCGACAGCTGAGCACCCTGACAGATGGGCATCCCAACCTGACCATCAGACTGAGACAAACATGCTGCCTGTGGCCTTGATGTCCCCTGGCCAGACTCTCCGGGGTCTGCAACAGAGTCTGAGGGCCTCTCCCGCCCCCCTGCACTTAGGCCTTCAGGGGAATTCCCTCCCATTGCCCCGTCGGAGTACACCTGTGCAGAAGCCTCTGGAACAATCATCCAGAAACACTCTCCAGTTGAGTCTGCTGAGCCTGCTGCCGGCAGAATTACAGAGAAGGGCTCTAATTAAACCTGCTGCACAAATGTCTGCTTCGGTGGATGCTGTTCAAAGTTCCATCACCCCCGCAAGAATGACTCATGGGCTGCCTTCCTTGGAAACCTCGTGGAAATAGCAGGGTTTGGTAGGGCCTGAAATAATAGTCTTCACATCGTGAGAAAGAACTCGAGAAGGCTGAGACAGAAAAACGATGCACTTGTGGTTGCGTGCATCCCAGAGCCTTTCCTGGCTGCCTCCACAGTGGGCACCAGGCTCAGGGAGGGAGTGTGGCTTGGGAAGAGCTGCCCTCCAGGAtagccctgggcctgggggcagCTGTCAGTGTTGAGAGGGGCTCTGGGTTCAAATGCTCCCCTCCCTTCCAGCGGGGTGGCCCTAGACCAAGGCAGCTGAGCAGGAGTTGTGGGCACCGGGAGTTCAGGCTGCTTCCCAAGGCGGGTAGGGTGATCGCCCCTGCTCTCTGGACCACATGGATGCCTGCCCAACACCCCTGTGTGCAGCAGACCTCACTCAGCCCCTCCCAGGACCCTCCCCAGCCTCAGGCAGCCAGAGGGTGATGCGTGGCCTCTGGCTCACCCTGCTCCTGGGCCCACAGCCCCTCCGACCAGCTGTGTCCCCTGTGGCATGTCCTTGGCCGTATACAGCACCCCACCCTGTTCTGAGAAACTGCAGCGCACACACTCCCCTGCAAGTGAGGCCCGCGCTTGTTGTCTGGGGGAGGAGGCGGGATTTCCAGGTGCCCCAAGGTCCTGACCCCTGGTGTGTCCACCAGACAAGACCCCACCCCTAAGTGGGAGGGCAATCTGAGTGTGGATATGCTGCCTTATATGGCCAAGGTGAAGAGGTTCACAGATGTAGTGACGGCCCTCATcagctgaaagtgaaaagtgaaagtcgctcagtcttgtccaactctttgcgaccccatggactatacagcccaaggaattctccaggccagaatcctggagtgggt
This genomic interval carries:
- the CFAP410 gene encoding cilia- and flagella-associated protein 410 isoform X2 produces the protein MKLTRKMVLSRAKASELHSVRKLNCWGSRLTDISICREMPSLEVITLSVNSISSLEPVSRCRQLSELYLRKNRIPSLAELVHLKGLPRLRVLWLAENPCCGTCPHLYRMTVLRTLPQLQKLDNQAVTEEEVSRALMEGEEVTAPSREDLGSSPPELSYTPSAVDAATETTQDPLSLGEGEASDQGQLGLKPTSRDRFPPFSQREAASSCASRGLLHLLLESLQLVPGLVPAHGPPYLRRTELFLTPCPLAGTAASLCAPPPSSDSLKWVQSSPEVQRWTHRGPVPPEGVPPGLRWVWPRAKGRCREQSVGLWPVSFTRPRPRGPLPPGTTACSSARWLCGQLRGPAHIFHAFQEEPQVCIVAGGRSAQRLG
- the CFAP410 gene encoding cilia- and flagella-associated protein 410 isoform X1, with translation MKLTRKMVLSRAKASELHSVRKLNCWGSRLTDISICREMPSLEVITLSVNSISSLEPVSRCRQLSELYLRKNRIPSLAELVHLKGLPRLRVLWLAENPCCGTCPHLYRMTVLRTLPQLQKLDNQAVTEEEVSRALMEGEEVTAPSREDLGSSPPELSYTPSAVDAATETTQDPLSLGEGEASSDQGQLGLKPTSRDRFPPFSQREAASSCASRGLLHLLLESLQLVPGLVPAHGPPYLRRTELFLTPCPLAGTAASLCAPPPSSDSLKWVQSSPEVQRWTHRGPVPPEGVPPGLRWVWPRAKGRCREQSVGLWPVSFTRPRPRGPLPPGTTACSSARWLCGQLRGPAHIFHAFQEEPQVCIVAGGRSAQRLG
- the CFAP410 gene encoding cilia- and flagella-associated protein 410 isoform X4, whose protein sequence is MKLTRKMVLSRAKASELHSVRKLNCWGSRLTDISICREMPSLEVITLSVNSISSLEPVSRCRQLSELYLRKNRIPSLAELVHLKGLPRLRVLWLAENPCCGTCPHLYRMTVLRTLPQLQKLDNQAVTEEEVSRALMEGEEVTAPSREDLGSSPPELSYTPSAVDAATETTQDPLSLGEGEASDQGQLGLKPTSRDRFPPFSQREAASSCASRNNILTAILMLLQELDIKGLEAVHQTVVSRLQTLHKQELQEDME
- the CFAP410 gene encoding cilia- and flagella-associated protein 410 isoform X3 — encoded protein: MKLTRKMVLSRAKASELHSVRKLNCWGSRLTDISICREMPSLEVITLSVNSISSLEPVSRCRQLSELYLRKNRIPSLAELVHLKGLPRLRVLWLAENPCCGTCPHLYRMTVLRTLPQLQKLDNQAVTEEEVSRALMEGEEVTAPSREDLGSSPPELSYTPSAVDAATETTQDPLSLGEGEASSDQGQLGLKPTSRDRFPPFSQREAASSCASRNNILTAILMLLQELDIKGLEAVHQTVVSRLQTLHKQELQEDME